A window from Polyodon spathula isolate WHYD16114869_AA chromosome 28, ASM1765450v1, whole genome shotgun sequence encodes these proteins:
- the LOC121302020 gene encoding translational activator of cytochrome c oxidase 1-like has product MAGTALAVRGLGLRCRQQLLPCLLLGSHLSASLTPSLLAGTRLYWPGWTQPRCSLHCSPLTLAGHNKWSKVKHIKGPKDSARSRVFVKLAMMLRHAVREGGANPDLNTQLGNIIEQCRGVNMPKASIEAAMKGADKSKASSYALYEARGPGGSSLLIEILTDNNTRSHQEIKHILNKNGGALSDGARHRFQRKGVVVSAGEVPLDRALELAIEAGAEDVREIEDEEERPLLQFLCDVSSLRSVREALQALGVQTLSAGPEFVACTSVQLSDSELEAASKLLELLNDCLDVIRVYDNIQPLS; this is encoded by the exons ATGGCTGGCACTGCCCTGGCTGTCCGAGGGCTGGGGCTCCGATGCAGGCAGCAGCTCCTGCCCTGTTTGCTGCTGGGGAGTCACCTCTCTGCCTCACTCACACCCTCTCTCCTGGCTGGGACCCGTCTGTACTGGCCGGGCTGGACCCAGCCTCGCTGCTCCCTGCACTGCAGCCCCCTCACTCTGGCTGGACACAACAAGTGGTCCAAAGTGAAGCACATCAAAGGACCCAAGGACTCGGCCAGGAGCCGCGTGTTCGTGAAGCTCGCCATGATGCTGAGACATGCTGTGCGAG AAGGAGGCGCGAACCCAGACTTGAACACCCAGCTGGGAAACATCATTGAGCAGTGCCGAGGTGTGAACATGCCCAAAGCATCCATCGAGGCTGCGATGAAGGGAGCG GACAAGTCCAAGGCCTCCTCGTACGCTCTGTATGAGGCGAGGGGTCCTGGGGGCTCTTCACTGCTCATCGAGATCCTAACCGACAACAACACGCGATCCCACCAGGAGATCAAACACATCCTCAACAAGAACGG GGGGGCGCTGAGTGACGGGGCGCGGCACAGATTCCAGCGGAAGGGGGTGGTGGTGTCAGCAGGAGAGGTACCACTGGACCGGGCCCTGGAGCTTGCCATCGAGGCCGGAGCCGAGGATGTGAGAGAGATagaggatgaggaggagagaCCCCTGCTGCAG TTTCTCTGCGATGTGTCGTCTCTGCGCTCGGTCCGAGAGGCGCTCCAGGCCCTGGGCGTGCAGACACTCTCCGCGGGGCCCGAGTTTGTGGCCTGCACCTCGGTGCAGCTGTCCGACTCGGAGCTGGAAGCTGCCTCGAAACTCTTGGAGCTGCTCAACGACTGTCTTGACGTGATCCGAGTCTACGACAACATCCAGCCCCTTAGCTGA